CGCCGTCTGACGGACCGCGAGCAGTCGATGACGAAGTCCGGTCCCGAGCCGGGAGAGGGGCCGCGGTTCGTCTCCGGGGTGCGGACCGTCTCGGGGCGGCTGCCCGGTGACGGCGGGCGCCGCGGGCGCGCCCGCGGCGCGGCACCGGAACGCGAGGAGGCGGTGGAGGTGGAAATGGGGGCGGTGATGGACATACGGCCAAGTGCCGAGCGGGACTGGGTGAGTTGAGGGACACCGCGCCACGCGCCGGTTCACGGCCCCGGGGCGGCGGGCGCCGGAGTGCAGGATGGAGGTATGGATCTCCGCATCTTCACCGAACCGCAGCAAGGCGCCACCTACGACACTCTTCTCACGGTGGCCAAGGCGACCGAGGCTCTCGGATTCGACGCCTTCTTCCGTTCCGACCACTACCTGAGCATGGGCGACTCCGACGGTCTGCCGGGGCCCACCGACGCCTGGATCACGCTCGCGGGACTCGCCCGTGAGACCGAGCGGATCCGGCTCGGCACCCTGATGACGGCGGGCACCTTCCGGCTCCCCGGAGTACTGGCGATCCAGGTCGCACAGGTCGACCAGATGTCGGGCGGCCGCGTCGAACTCGGCCTGGGCACCGGCTGGTTCGAGGCGGAGCACACGGCGTACGGGATCCCGTTCCCGAAGGAGAAGTTTGCCAGGCTGGAGGAGCAGCTGGCCATCGTGACCGGCCTGTGGGGCACCGAGATCGGCGAGAAGTTCCACTACGACGGCACCCACTACCGGCTCAGCGACTCGCCGGGGCTGCCCAAGCCCGCGCAGCCCAAGGTCCCGGTACTGATCGGCGGCCACGGCGCCAAGCGCACTCCGCTGCTCGCGGCCCGGTACGCCGACGAGTTCAACATCCCCTTCGCCTCGATCGAGGACACCGAGCGCCAGTTCGGCCGGGTGCGGAAGGCGGTCGCCGAGGCGGGCCGAGCCGCCACCGAGATGACGTACTCCAATGCCCTCGTCGCCTGCGTCGGCAAGGACGACGCCGAGGTCG
This is a stretch of genomic DNA from Streptomyces sp. NA04227. It encodes these proteins:
- a CDS encoding LLM class F420-dependent oxidoreductase → MDLRIFTEPQQGATYDTLLTVAKATEALGFDAFFRSDHYLSMGDSDGLPGPTDAWITLAGLARETERIRLGTLMTAGTFRLPGVLAIQVAQVDQMSGGRVELGLGTGWFEAEHTAYGIPFPKEKFARLEEQLAIVTGLWGTEIGEKFHYDGTHYRLSDSPGLPKPAQPKVPVLIGGHGAKRTPLLAARYADEFNIPFASIEDTERQFGRVRKAVAEAGRAATEMTYSNALVACVGKDDAEVARRAARIGRQVDELKANGLAGSPAQVVDKIGRYAEAGSQRIYLQILDLDDLDHLELIAGQVQSQLG